Within Mucilaginibacter inviolabilis, the genomic segment AAACGCTTAATTGATCTGGTTATATCTTGCAGTATGCTGTTTGTACTGTCTCCGGTATTCCTGATCATTGCTATATTGATTAAGTTAGATTCAAAGGGTCCTGTTTTTTATAAAAGCAAACGTGTTGGTACAGGTTATAAAGTGTTCGATTTTTATAAATTCAGGTCGATGCGCACGGATGCCGATCAGTTGCTGGCCAAATTATCAACAGAAAGCAATCAGTATGCATCTGAAACAGGAACTAATAAAGCGGCATTTGTAAAGATTAAAAATGATCCGCGCATTACTAAGCTTGGACAGTTTTTACGTAACTCGAGTCTTGATGAATTGCCTCAATTATTTAACATCCTGGTAGGCGATATGTCTGTAGTAGGTAACCGTCCATTGCCGGTTTATGAAGCAGAAATGTTAACTTCCAACGAATGGTCAATGCGTTTCTTAGGCCCCGCTGGTTTAACCGGACTTTGGCAGATCAGTAAACGGGGAAAAGAAGACATGTCTGAGCGTGAACGGAAAAAATTAGATAATTTTTATGCCCAAAAATATTCTATTTGGTTAGATTTAAGAATTATTATGGGAACTATACCTGCACTGTTTCAAAAAGAAAAAGTATAAAACTAATGAACCAAAATATTATTAAGCTTTCTTTTCTATTAATTTTTATTGTTTTTACGAATAATATATACGCTCAGGAATCTTTTATTAAAGATATCTCCTACCCTTATCTTGAAAAATTGATAGCTACTGCAAAGAAAAACTATCCGGAAGTTAAATTAAGGCAAAGCCAGGTAAATGCTGCTAAAAGCAATTACAATGCAACCAAATTCGCCTGGCTCGATGGTTTAACCGCCTCTTATATTTATAGTCCGCAAAATTCCATCAATCTTTCTACCCCCACTATTTTTAAAGGGTATCAATTATCTGTGTCCCTTAACATTGGTCAGCTACTAAAAAATCCGGCCACAACTAATGCAGCCAGAGAGACGTATAAAGTAGCAGAGTATCAGCAAAGCGAATATTTATTAAGCCTTGAGGCGCAGGTAAAACGCTTTTATTTCGCCTATCTGGAAGCTCAGGCCGAACTTAGGTTACGTTCAAATGCGGTACTTGATGCCGAAGGTGCAGTTAAACAATTAAAGTATGCTTTTCAGAAAGGTGAAACCACTTTTCAAATTTATAACGAGCAACTAAATAGCCTTTACAATCAAAACTCATTTAAAGTACAAGCTGAATTGGCGACATTTACAGCAAAAACCAATCTGGAAGAATTATTGGGTACTAAATTAGAAGAGATTAAATAATAATGGAGATCGCTAAGTTTTTTAAACTTCTACGTAAATATAGAAACACACTCATTATCATTCCGTTGGTAACGGTAATTGGTTCATTTTTTCTTGTTAAGAATTTACCTAACAATTATATATCCCATGCCCAAATAGCAACCGGTATAGTTGATGCTTCCAGGCACCTGCTGGATAAAGAGGATAACGTAAATGCCCAGGAACAGCAGGTCTTCCGCGAGTTTAGCAACCTGATAGCTATTATGAAACTAAAGAAACTGATCAATCAGGTTTCTTACCAGCTCATGATTCATGATTTGAGCAGCCCTACCCCATTTCGTAAATTCAGTAAGGAATTATTGGCATTGCATCCTTATGAACGCGATAGGGCCTTGGTGCTATTTAAAAATAAATTTCAAAGCATGCAGCCTCTATCTCTTTATGATAAAGAAGAAGATATGCTAAATGACATACTTATATCCATGAAGTATGATGAGCGTTCCATCATGAAAGAACTTACCATTGCACGTGATGAAGACAGTGATTTTATTTCGGTAAGCTTTGATTCAGAAAATCCGCAATTATCAGCTTTTATAGTTAATACATTATGTAACCAGTTTATAGCTTATTACACCCAAAATGTAAGGCAAAATGAAACTAATGCAGTGAATTTCTTATCTAAGCTATTGGAAGAGAAAAAGAACGCTTTAAGTAAAAAAACGGAAGAACTGCAAAAGTATAAGATACAAAATGGTGTACTAAGCCTTGATGAGCAATCTAAAGCCATTTTTGGCCAGATCATGGTTTATAACGACAAAAAGTTACAGGCTGAAAAAGACATTATTTCTTATGACGGCGCCATTAATGCCATCAATAGCAAATTTCAACCAGGCGACAGAAAATATGTAGAAGCCTCAGTTAGTAAATATAATCAGGCCATTACTACAACTCAGGATCAGCTTCACATCCTGGAGGACAGATATGTACGCAGCGGGTTTAATCCCCGTTACAAAAACACGATAGATTCTGTTCAAAATGTTCTTACCGGCCAGATAAATCAATCATCAGATAAATACGTTACCAACCCATTGGTAGCAAAGGACGACCTGATCCACCAAAAATTAACTCTGGAAATATCAAGGGATCTTGCCAAATACAGCGTAAAATCAATTGATAAGGAATTGGCTAGTTTGAATGGCAAATTTTCACGCCTGGTTCCTTTTGACGCCACTGTAAAAACTTATGATTTTGATATTGATATTGCCGGCAAGGAATATCTCGACGTTTTAAACAGATATAACGAAACCAATTTAAAGTCTAATTTTTCTATCAATCTGCGACAGGTTGAAGTTGCTACACCCGATGTTGCTCAGCCATCCAAAAAAATACTGCTGATTGCGCTTAGTGTTATATTAAGTGTGTTTGCCTGTTTGTTTGTGTTATTTGTATTGTTTTACCTGGATAGAAGCATTCAGGATCCATCAGATTTGGTTAATAAAACACAATTACCCTTATTGGGCTACCTCAATCGTATCAAGGGTGAAAACCTCGATCTGAAAAAACTTTGGGATGTAGAACATCGTGATAAGATGAAGCAATTTAAAGAATTGATCAGATCAGTACGATTTGAAATTGATCAGGAATTGCAGGGTGAGAAAGTTATTGCCGTAACCAGTTTAAATGCTACCGAGGGAAAAACGTTATTAGCCATTAGCCTGGCCTATTCTTACTCCATGATCAACAAAAAGGTATTATTGATTGATGGCAATTTCGATAACCCTACCATTAGTAAAACAGCGTTGCCGGGTGTTTATGTTGAAGATTATTTTAAAAACAATCCACTTAATGCACAGGTAGTGAACAGCAGCACAACTACCGTATTGGGAAATCATGGCGGGGATATTACCTTATTTGAAATTGGAGACGAGGCTTTTATAAAAAGCCGCCTTGATGACTTTAGATCAAAGTACGACATTATTATTATTGATACAGCTCCATTAACCGCTTTAAATAAATCAAAAGAATGGTTATTGTTCGCCAATAAAACCCTTGCAGTTTTTGAATCGGGGAAAAGTATCACCAACAGCCAAAAACCTGATATAGCTTATCTGCGTAGCCTTAATAATAAATTTGCGGGCTGGGTACTTAACAAAACTGATTTCAATCAAAAAAAAGAATCAGCATCGTAAACTAAGGACTTTCGACTGGTGTTAATATTGATTTAAAACTACATTATTATGAGGTTGGAACCCAAGAAACAGGAACTTGACCCATTTGAAAATTTAAGTCCCCTGCAAAAAAAATCACGCAAAGCTGCTGTCGTTGTCGCTTTTATCGGAACATTTGTTTGGGTAGTTAAAATTTTATTTTTTTAAAACCATAATAACAGCAAATGCTGAACAATGTCAACAATAGTACTGAAACAAAGCCATCACTTTGGAAAAGCATATTAATACAAAAGCTATCCAACAAAGTGGTGATATTGTTATTGTTGTTGGCTTCGTTATTCTTTAGTTATATCGTGTTTAAATTCGGGATAATTGGGGGGAGTATAGTTTTAACATTGCTCGTTGGCATTCCTATACTATATGGCATTGTAGCCTATCCTAAATTCGGAATAACAATCCTCATAATCGCCTCATTTTTTATAAACTATTTTTCGGAGATGGTTCCGGAAATAGCTCCTATAGGTACGCTGCTTGATGCCATAACGTATTTATTGATTCTGGGATTTTTTATCAAACAAAAGAGAGAACATGATTGGTCGCGCTTTAAAAACCCAATTAGTTATATTATTTTAATCTGGCTGGCATATAATTTCCTGGAAGTAGTTAACCCCTGGGCTACGTCAAGGCTTGCCTGGGTATATACAGTACGTACGGTTGGTTTTATTATGATGATGTACTTTGTATTTGTATATCACATCAGATCTGTTGATTTTATAAAGTTTCTGTTAAAGCTATGGCTTGCTTTTTCCTGTATTGCAGCTATTTCAGCGTTTCAACAGGAAAACATTGGTTTTTTTTGGTTTGAAAAAGATTATCTGTACGCAGACCCTTTACGCGTAAGCTTGCTTTTCATTAACGGGCATATGCGTAAGTTTGGCATTTTCCCCGACCCTGTTACTTTTTCATATAACATGGTAGTTGCGGCCTTGCTTTGCATCGCTTTAATTATGGGTAACCATAGTTTGCGTAAAAAAATAGCCTTAGGTTTCATGGCGGCATTTTTCCTTTTTGTGATGCTTTATTCAGGCACCAGGGCCGCTTATGTGCTTGTTCCGGCATCTCTACTGATGCTTGCCGTATTAAATTTCAATAAAAAGGTGATGCTATTTGCCGTAACAGCAGGTTTAATGCTTGGCTTTTTAATTGTAATGCCTACTTCAAACCCATTGATCAAACGGTTCCAGACTGCTTTTAATCCTTCTGACGACCCATCATACAACGTAAGGGCAGAGAATCAAAAACGGATAAAACCCTACATTTTAGCACATCCTATCGGTGGCGGACTGGGTTCTGTAGGTGTTTGGGGACGACGGTTTTCACCAAATTCTGAATTATCAAAATTCCCTCCGGATAGTGGTTATGTACGTGTAGCAGTTGAAATGGGCTGGATTGGACTGATTCTTTTTTGCACACTAATATATATTGCCCTTTATAACGGCATTAATTATTACTACAGAATAAAAAACCCGGAGCTCAAAAACTATTGTATGGCTATGATATTGATCATTTTTGCTTTCA encodes:
- a CDS encoding sugar transferase, translated to MNHQTSDWNENSGAHVKIAYAGLALKELVFAGLHENFKVVYNDSIAELEEYLGNQSILTVPDIILMEVDADGECFKMVQEIKKSFLLHGSIIVLLSSIDDKSLKQKAMQLKVHDFYSVPFLVDNLRERLNFLVTFKLIKPRLLELSKEVDTTYKMPFGKRLIDLVISCSMLFVLSPVFLIIAILIKLDSKGPVFYKSKRVGTGYKVFDFYKFRSMRTDADQLLAKLSTESNQYASETGTNKAAFVKIKNDPRITKLGQFLRNSSLDELPQLFNILVGDMSVVGNRPLPVYEAEMLTSNEWSMRFLGPAGLTGLWQISKRGKEDMSERERKKLDNFYAQKYSIWLDLRIIMGTIPALFQKEKV
- a CDS encoding TolC family protein, with translation MNQNIIKLSFLLIFIVFTNNIYAQESFIKDISYPYLEKLIATAKKNYPEVKLRQSQVNAAKSNYNATKFAWLDGLTASYIYSPQNSINLSTPTIFKGYQLSVSLNIGQLLKNPATTNAARETYKVAEYQQSEYLLSLEAQVKRFYFAYLEAQAELRLRSNAVLDAEGAVKQLKYAFQKGETTFQIYNEQLNSLYNQNSFKVQAELATFTAKTNLEELLGTKLEEIK
- a CDS encoding GumC family protein; translated protein: MEIAKFFKLLRKYRNTLIIIPLVTVIGSFFLVKNLPNNYISHAQIATGIVDASRHLLDKEDNVNAQEQQVFREFSNLIAIMKLKKLINQVSYQLMIHDLSSPTPFRKFSKELLALHPYERDRALVLFKNKFQSMQPLSLYDKEEDMLNDILISMKYDERSIMKELTIARDEDSDFISVSFDSENPQLSAFIVNTLCNQFIAYYTQNVRQNETNAVNFLSKLLEEKKNALSKKTEELQKYKIQNGVLSLDEQSKAIFGQIMVYNDKKLQAEKDIISYDGAINAINSKFQPGDRKYVEASVSKYNQAITTTQDQLHILEDRYVRSGFNPRYKNTIDSVQNVLTGQINQSSDKYVTNPLVAKDDLIHQKLTLEISRDLAKYSVKSIDKELASLNGKFSRLVPFDATVKTYDFDIDIAGKEYLDVLNRYNETNLKSNFSINLRQVEVATPDVAQPSKKILLIALSVILSVFACLFVLFVLFYLDRSIQDPSDLVNKTQLPLLGYLNRIKGENLDLKKLWDVEHRDKMKQFKELIRSVRFEIDQELQGEKVIAVTSLNATEGKTLLAISLAYSYSMINKKVLLIDGNFDNPTISKTALPGVYVEDYFKNNPLNAQVVNSSTTTVLGNHGGDITLFEIGDEAFIKSRLDDFRSKYDIIIIDTAPLTALNKSKEWLLFANKTLAVFESGKSITNSQKPDIAYLRSLNNKFAGWVLNKTDFNQKKESAS
- a CDS encoding O-antigen ligase family protein, translating into MLNNVNNSTETKPSLWKSILIQKLSNKVVILLLLLASLFFSYIVFKFGIIGGSIVLTLLVGIPILYGIVAYPKFGITILIIASFFINYFSEMVPEIAPIGTLLDAITYLLILGFFIKQKREHDWSRFKNPISYIILIWLAYNFLEVVNPWATSRLAWVYTVRTVGFIMMMYFVFVYHIRSVDFIKFLLKLWLAFSCIAAISAFQQENIGFFWFEKDYLYADPLRVSLLFINGHMRKFGIFPDPVTFSYNMVVAALLCIALIMGNHSLRKKIALGFMAAFFLFVMLYSGTRAAYVLVPASLLMLAVLNFNKKVMLFAVTAGLMLGFLIVMPTSNPLIKRFQTAFNPSDDPSYNVRAENQKRIKPYILAHPIGGGLGSVGVWGRRFSPNSELSKFPPDSGYVRVAVEMGWIGLILFCTLIYIALYNGINYYYRIKNPELKNYCMAMILIIFAFNVGNFPQQALVQYPSNVLFYLAIAIIVACMRLDNEEQAKIMAQPLANEHKLQKWS